From the Lathyrus oleraceus cultivar Zhongwan6 chromosome 3, CAAS_Psat_ZW6_1.0, whole genome shotgun sequence genome, the window GGAACTAGGAACAAAGTTGTCAAAATTTGATGGAGGAGAACGTGTCGAAGCAGGCAAATATCGAAGTTTGGTAGGAAGTCTTCGCTATCTCACATGTACAAGACCAGATATCTCGTTAAGTGTAGGCATTGTAAGTCGATTCATGAAGGAGCCAGTTTACACACATTGGAAAGCATTGAAGCGAATTCTGAGGTACATCCAAGGAACAGTATCACTTGGGATGTTCTACTCGAATTTAGACAAATACAAGTTGGTTGGTTACTCTGACAGTGATTGGTGCGGAGACATAGACGatcgaaaaagcacttctggataTGTCTTCTTCATGGGAAATACTGCATTCACTTGGCTTTCTAAAAAGAAGCCAATAGTAACACTTTCGACATGTGAAGCAGAATATGTAGCAGCATCCCTGGTGCGTTTGTCATGCAATATGGCTCAGAAGATTGATGAGTAAAATAGAGCTAAAACAGAAAGGTGCAACAATAATACAAGTTGACAACAGGTCAGCTATTGAGTTAGCAAAGAATCCAGTAAACCATGAAAGGAGCAAACACATTGACGTTCGCTTCCACTTCATTCGAGAATACGTGAAGGAAGGAAATGTCGAATTGAAGCATGTAGCAAGTAAGGATCAAGCAGCAaacattttcacaaaaccactatCAAAAGAAATCTTCGACAGAGGCAAGAAATTGATATGCATGATGAATAGAAGAAACATTTAAGTTTACAGAGGAGTCttgttgaataaactttaatATTATAGATAGTGGGTTTCTATTAATAAGTTAGTGGAAAGATTAAGAGTTTGTTGTAGTTGGAAGGTCAAGAGATAGTGGCCTATTTAATAGTATTTACTAATAATTATGTTTCCTAGAATAACCGAAATTTTTGAGTCTATATAAAGACCAAGGATGTACTCTAATAGATACAAAAGTTACAAAAGACTTGCTTCCTTATGTCAGTCCTCAAGTATTGAACATATGCAGGTGGTGCAGTTTTGTGACACTGAATTTTCTGATATCTATTCTTATCAAGAAAAAAAAGTGAGGAAATTCAGCATAAGCCTACATATTTGAATGTGACCTTTTGCAAAGAACAAATGATCTAAATACTTTTCAAGAAAGCAGTCAAGTTAAGAATCTTAGAAAATATGATTGGAAAATCCAATCATAATATGTTTGAAGGACATTATAAATTCCTACGATGATAATGCAGATCACTCATACCAACCTAACTCAAGCTATTTTTCTCTTAATAGTATTTGCGCAAGCTCTTTCTGAGTCTTGATGTTTAGAATTTAGAGCAATATTTGCATTGTATCGAAGTCCTTTGGGAGTATATTGGGTGAGGATGTGATAATCTGCATCCTGAGGTTTAGAACAAAAGTTGCGTAATTGTATATAAGCCTTGGAATGCGGATTATCTCTTTCTTATCACCAATAAATAACTGTTTACTCAACTTGATAGTTTTCATTTTCTACTTCTGGGATGTTGCTTCATGCTGGAGTTGGTATAAATATTGGGAAAGGATTAGATGAAAATCTTAGATAAAAATACAgtctcaaattttcttcaaatgATTGTCTTGTCAAATACTTATTAACTTTTCTTATTTTGTCTTTATAACAAAAGCTGACATCAGATATGTTTTATTTAGATTTTTCCGAATAAAGGGAATGAAAAGAACATATGATTGTGGTTGGGAAGACTGTTGTTTTGATTGCAAGAAGTGGTGTGGTGTGCATGCTGTCATTGATGTAAAATCTAAGCATGACGATGTGGTGAAATAGATTATAGATTTATTAATTTTGAAGAATTTGAATGGAACACTTTATGCTATATTTTTATAGAACTAGCAAGCCTGTAATATTAAAAAGGATTAATCATAAATTCAAATTTGTGTATAAATGTTTTTGAAATGGAATGTTTATTATGTgtaattttttatatataatatagATAAAAAATTAAAAGTGATAAGATAAAAACAAAACAACCATTTGGGAGGACTACTGGTGATAGATTGTCATCCTATGTTTTTAATATCTAAATTTGGTGTTATTTGGTATTTTTACTAcgtttttatttttttaggtttCAATAAAGAATCCAAAAAATTATGGTAAAGATCAAACTATGCCATACTTATTATGAAAATTCTGAGGAagaagtaaaaaaaaaaaaattaaaacacGAATAACATAGGAAAATCATAAAAGACTCCAAAATGAATATAAATTGCAGCGCCCATAGGTTACAGTGACATGCCCAAGGCACGATGAGATGATCTTAACTTTCTTCTAGAACTAATAATCATTTTATGGTATGAAGCACAACACATCAACGGAATAGTGTGACTCAATTTCacaatattttaattttaattataaaGAATATGTATCCTTTCGATTGGAGACTCTGAATACCTAGGAGGTTGCTAGGTTTAGTTATGTATTTTGTAAAACAAAATTCTTATATATGTTATTTAAAACTTTTGTCTTGGTGATCGGAGACTCTCAATATCTGGGAAGTTACTTTGATGAAGAAAGAATTTCTTGGGATTGGAGACTCCCATAACCTAGAAGGTTGCAAGGATGTTATAATATGTTTCTTAAAATATCATAATAAATCACAATTTTTATAGGATTAATGATTAGAATTCTCACATTCGGAAAAGGAACTTAATCCTTTTTATTCAATTTATCAAACTTTAGTTTACTATTAAGCACGCAACCAATCAATTACGTCCAATGCACCCCCTCCCTCTCATTTTGTTACTTAATCATTTCACTATCATCAGAAGAGTATTCACTTTCACTACTACGGAAAAGTCATTTCACAACGGTTGAAAAACTTATACCATCACCTCTGATCAACCGTTGTGTGGTAAAGAATGGTTGTATATATGATGATTTCCAACATGGTCGTGTGCATGTAATTATAAGCTATGTAGCATGCTACCAATCACAATAGTTACTTTTAACAACCGTTGTGATATTCTTAACGGTTTACATTTAACAACGATTGGTATAAATAACCGTTGTAATATATACAATgaatttattataaattatgtggaGTGCTTATTTCGCCAatgctcactaaacatataacTTTTCAATCTGATCTAGAATATTATAATATgaaaaattaagttatattatAAGAACAAGTTCACATTCAATGCTAGACATGAGTTCTTCAACTCCTTATCTGCATTTTCCTCTTTAATGGTTGGAACTTTGTTTAATGCTTCTAGTTCTTCAACGTCACATTCCTTCAGCTCTAGTTCATTTTGCTAAATATTATTTACTTTGCAAACAAAATTAGAGATGGAGAAATGGGCGATTGAAGAACTATAAGCATTAAATAAAGTTTTAACTGTTAAAGAACGAAATGCAGATATCGGACTGAAGAATTCTTATCTAGAATTGAACGTGTACTTGTTTTCTAATATGACTTTATTtatcatattataattttctaatACAATCTAACCACTCAAACCATAtaagatataataaactcatcatttaaacaaacattaacaacaacattcatcagTAATATTCACCAACAACAAACCTTAAACACTATACAAAATACAACAAACAACTCTTATTAAAAACAACAAAATCATTAACACATAGCATAAACTACATACAACATAAAACTTTTATTCATAAGAGCAACAATAACATATTAACTCATAGAATGTTTCAGAAATGTACATGTCTCCCATAATGGCATCCACAATGAAAGAAGGATGAAACTGAAGTCATAGCTAAAACATGTGTTAATTTTGAATGAATGTCATTCTGGATATTTCAGATAAGTTTGCAGCGTCCACTTTAGCTTCATCTTCATTATTGAAACAAGTGTCGATACCTACaagtcaaaacaaacagaaaGTTCAAACATTATGTAACAAGCTTTAAAACATACATAATAATACATAAGccaattttgaaataaaataacaacatcaacaacatacGACAACATTTATCAACAACATATGTACCTTTATCAACATACCTAACAATAACATGAAAATAACAAACATAAACTATCAAGACACTATAATTCAAGAAACATTTATCGACATACATAACAATAACAtcaacataacaacaacatacatGAAGAAGAGAGAGAATGGAAAAAGATTTGTCGACAACAACAAGCAACAATAAAATATGTGAAGTCGAAGTAATAATATGAAAATCGTACCAACAAAAATTTATCTACATTTATCAACAATAACGACAACAACAACATGTAACTATATACAACAACAAAAAAACATGAACTTACGAACAAGAAGAAAATCATGTGAAACATAATAATAACATACACGAAAACGAAAAAATAAGGTAGAATAATAATACCTTTATGTATGAAGAACAAGATTGAGTAAATAGTGTAGAATAGAAAAGTTAACGACAAAGAAGATGAGAGAAAATGTGTGATAGGGTTTTGTTGTGAGAGATACGATGATACTGTCAAGAAGCGAGAGTTAATTAACTTATATATGGGTAATTATATATGGGTAATGCATTTCATAATGGTTGTCATTACAAACACTGGTGATAggtattttaattttaatatgtATATCATATTATAAGGACAACACTCATTGTAACAAAAAAGTAAAAAATAGTTGGAGTTGAGATTTGAACTCTGTCACTCAATGGATGTATAATCACGATTAATTATTTTGACCATAATGCAATGAATTTTcgtaaataataaaaaacaaaacgCATCCAAAAATGAGGTATTATCTTAGTTAACTGACAGATTGTTGTAAATTAGTGTTACATAAGGTATATTTTGTAGTAGTATTTTTCTTTATGCGAGTATAACACAAACCTTTTGGATACAATAATAAAATTCACCACATTGTGATTTTTGTTGACACAATTACTTTGACCTTCATTTTTCGTCCACAAAAATGACATTATTGTTGGGTTGTGGATAACTTCAACAACGCACCAATTGGTGATTGTACTTGAAATTTTAGTGcacttatatttttgtttttatttttattttctgttattcataatttttttaatgAGGTAGTACTGAAGGTTTCCCTTTGTTTATTTTATGTATAATGCAGGTTCAAAATATTTGTAGTTTGATCCAAAAGCAGAGAGAATCACAAGAGCAATCCAGAAAGCTACTAGAGAAGGAAAACCACAGAAAAAGATATTTGAACCAAATAACCTTACACTGGGAGATTTTGGATGTCATATCGATTACGAAGAAATAAACTATGGAATCCAACTAAAGACTCCATGTAACTTCGAGATAAAAATTATGTTCTTTTAGGTTTACGTGATATTCCATTTGATGTAAGTGATTCGATGACACATACAAACACttagaaaaattcaaaaatgtGTGATCATTTTGCAATCCTACGAGTAATTGAAATGATTAAGAGACTATGAATATTCCTAGTAACATCGTGAAGGAGAACTTTAGATTGACTTGAGGCGCTTCTCATCAAAATTATCACCAAGTGGTGGAATTATAGAAGCTGTTTTTAGGAAGATTTTATTCTGGGAATAATTTTGTAAACTCGATGGCTGACATTACCGACTTTGAGTAGGAGATACATAATCTCAATATGATGGATGGAAAAGGTATAAATTAATGATACAACATTGTCCATCTGATAACCATGATGATTCGACGCAAGTACATTACTTTACAAAAGGTTTTATCGGAGAAACCAAATCGCTTTTAGATGCTACAGAAAGAGAAACCATGATGAATTGATAGAAACATAGAGAATAATCAATTTTGAGCTATATCACACCAAGTTTTGAGAAGGAAATTAAGTGGAATGATTGAGACTCATAATACACTCTTAGCTAGTCACAAGCAGATAAAAGCACAAATCGATGCCCTTATCAAGAAAATCGCATAACCTTAAAAGGGGTATCATCATTTGAAACAAGTACATCGAGCAATGATATATCTACGGAGATGTTCATGAAAGTGATCAATGTAATTTTATAGGATCTATAGAAGAAGAAGTTAATTTCATGGGAAATATTATAAAGAATCAGTCTGTCATCTGCCATCTACTAACATGGAAGAATAACCTTGCTCAAATTCCAAATCAAGGCAATATAATCATAACCAATACCAAAAACAATCGTATCAAAATCAACATCATTATCCGAACTAATAACAACCTTATTTTAACCAACTATATTATTTAAATATATCACAGCAATACCAAAATAAATAACAACCTTGTCAGCAATATTATCAACCATCTCGTATGAGACAACAACAAATGCATAAGAAtgaacaacaacaaaaaaaacaattcccaacaaaaaaaacataataaGATTAAGAAATTTTCTAAAGAAGATATTGATCTCACTCGTTATATTATATTGACAcaataaattttcaaaaacatacATACGACACAACAAGTTACCAAAAACATATATATGAAGGAAGATAGAGAATATATGGTGAATAGTGTGAAACAATATGAGATTGTAAAAGAAGAGAATGGGGAAAACATAGGataaaaaaataaagaaagagAGAAACTGGTAAGGGAATCGGTTATGTgaggggaatgtattagcaccgCTCACATCCATAatactccatgggaaccatcttAAATTCTCTTGCTTTGATGGGTGCTGCTACCTTTATGTACCTACAAGCATggttttgcttttgcttttttcattcttagacattctttgaaggacactcaacccacttatcacaagcatgaatccttgagccaaaacatcttccaaaggaaggaaagaaggtcaagtttccacacaataccatgaaagaggggagacttacaatctcactaactagaatgttatgccttttatgtcacaaatttagcgctatgttaagcaattgtaattgaacttatgtagaagtcacaactatttgaggtcgggcaatagaattttggcgtgaatgcatgttagagacgtagtattatgaactatgctcatgaaacataccaaccacaaaaagaatatgcaaaaggtgtagcctaatctcatccatactcatgttaatttttcaatcaactagcattaggactttgagacatcataggccaaatgagatgaatgcataaagaaagggaatgagatgaagagggggggggggggggggggggggggaatagatgaaaactcaaattgatcaaaggaggacttttaccaaattaatatcattcgTTCATTTTGGAATATGTAATGtgcattccatcaatcccctaaaccaatgatattaatttgacaaggtcaaatcaaccttgatcaaggcccaacaacaagagtcaaacaccaacaagtcatcacaattggtcaacaaatttatttggcatttattccaattaaaaatactaaaataatgcatttaaattaaatatggtttgtcaaattcctaaaatctcatcaaaataccaaataaatggccatgagatttatcataggttaaacaaggtcaaaggaccttggggaaaaaatttcaaaatttttaaagacttaaaagtatttttgactaattaaaaacaaatgaaaaatcaattaaatcatgaaaaatattaataacgatccaaaaaataattttaattcagaatatgaaagaggaaaatatttgaatttttttagtgaaactctcatattttttggatcaatattaaaattaatatgaattaatgaaaataaaaggaataaaagaaaatcagaaaatgacCAAAAAATGTGAcccacttgatctccctcattaattgaggtggcagatcaagtgtCCTAGAACATGCATTCCATGATACACGcgagtcagcgcgccacacacttggtaatcacaatggacgtGTGAGATTAGAAAAAAATAACAAgatcatgtggctgggagacatgccagcgcatggccggagttgtagctccggtcttcttctccggtggacctcaccggactggtccaccctcaaccatcattaaaataaaaaaggaggacatgatctgaaagaaaaaacggcgtagagcacgaatctgacctcaattttaactaactccacatatatcgaaagatatgaggagttgaattttgaggtgtgtcaactgaaTTGCTgcgatttgacctctaagcaactcaatcttcttgcctacattggtaggacttcagacaaccaaagaatccagaaaattgagcaagattgagagagaatcgaagagatgaaattttttggaaaataccttcaatgtaggtctggattcaactgttcttgttttggcttgtgcttgatctcactcagaatgcttgcagaagtagaatggAATGCACAAAAtgtcttggatccctggagttttgaatctcaaaacagtgagaattcaaactcaatttcaaatgaGATTCTTAGGATTATCctttcaaatggaagggttagaggtttgggatcaaagttggcgccaATATGTGTTCAATTCTGATGCaagagggctctatttatagttgcagcaagtgataattgcaccttcaaattcactttccaaatttggcaattgatgatgcatgggtgcatgggcgtgtagaggcccatgagatcattgattaaggtccacaaatgagtgtgagagggtctgaaatcaacttggattgcaaggcaagtgtgtgtgaagatttgaagtttgatctttgccaaatgatgataccacGCTCATGTCATGCGCAACCCTAgtaattcttgtccaaaatggaaaatcttggagtttttggaaaggttagatcaagaggaacaactttcatgttcaacacttttccatttggagcttgtaacttgaagaattgtaagatggaagtttggaaatttcaacatattgaaattttttctaagtgtcaagccatatgtctcaatactccaccttgcataactttttatgtgagcttcaaatgagaaaggtgtcttcataAACGTTCTAGCTCTTTCAAAGGACTTCAAAATGGTCACacatttcatgtcatttggatttgaaatgatagagttatgcatttttgaaatttggaaaaatcacttgttcaatggtataggtcaaaattgacctataatgtagcctcatatcacatgctcataaaagttggttagctctcactccaaacatcaaagttgaattagacatcttggatttgattttgcaacttggaaatctttcatctcataaaaattga encodes:
- the LOC127131170 gene encoding secreted RxLR effector protein 161-like, translated to MTCEFEMTDLGLMRFFLGLEVRQEETGIFISQEKYAKEILKRYKMESCNPASTPMELGTKLSKFDGGERVEAGKYRSLVGSLRYLTCTRPDISLSVGIVSRFMKEPVYTHWKALKRILRYIQGTVSLGMFYSNLDKYKLVGYSDSDWCGDIDDRKSTSGYVFFMGNTAFTWLSKKKPIVTLSTCEAEYVAASLVRLSCNMAQKIDE